A single Vespula vulgaris chromosome 3, iyVesVulg1.1, whole genome shotgun sequence DNA region contains:
- the LOC127062849 gene encoding platelet binding protein GspB-like isoform X31 — protein sequence MKILVSSLLFLVVSTTALSIQPNRVDLRRNSPINTISKIEASLGIRAQGKGAVNSGQSTAAHGGSSAVVNIGINAGGKGGVNSGKNTGAYAGSNVNAKIGLGAVVGAGVNSGKNTGAYGGSNANAKIGVATAVGAGVNSGKNTGSHGGSNANAKIGVATAVGAGVNSGKNTGSHGGSNANAKIGVATAVGAGVNSGKNTGSHGGSNANAKIGVATAVGAGVNSGKNTGGHGGSNVNAKIGIGAAGGVNARGDSKAGLGIYAGVHGGSHARADLGIKGGINAAGHGRSGSNTGANVNAGINVRTKEGSSAKASIGINAGVNVGAHGRSNAGAKIGINTRVHAGDNRGSKAGANLGISAGLHTRWNLPSQEHNQHKNHHESHLSYIPSFHNLPKLPHIPLPHIPLPHIPLPHIPFPPFHFWSTSTTSTTTEKPCESESTSSSTSKHPIETSSSSASPSSSSPKQPSVAPSSSASPSSFNSEQPSEAPSSSVSPSSESTPCEEPSKAPSSSASPSSSSSEQPSEAPSSSASPSSSSSEQPSAAPSSSASPSSSSSEQPSEAPSSSASPSSSSSEQPSAAPSSSASPSPSSSERPSEEPSSSASPSSSSSEKPSEAPSSPASPSSSSSEQPSEASSSSASPNSESTPCEEPSEAPSSSASPSSTSSEQPSEASSSSASPSSSSSEQPSEAPSSSASPSSSSSEQPSEAPSSSASPSSSSSEQPSEATSSSASPSPSSSEQPSEAPSSSASPSPSSSEQPSEAPSSSASPSSSSSEQPSEAPSSSAAPNSESTPCEEPSEASSSSASHSSTSSEQPSEAPSSSASPSSSSSEQPSEAPSSSASPSPSSSEQPSEAPSSSASPSSSSSEQPSEAPSSSASPSSSSSEQPSEAPSSSASPSPSSSEQPSEAPSSSASPSSSSSEQPSEAPSSSAAPNSESTPCEEPSEAPSSSASPSSTSSEQPSEAPSSSASPSSSSSEQPSEAPSSSASPSSSSSEQPSEAPSSSASPSPSSSEQPSEAPSSSASPSSSSSEQPSEAPSSSASPSSSSSEQPSEAPSSSASPSPSSSEQPSEAPSSSASPSSSSSEQPSEAPSSSAAPNSESTPCEEPSEAPSSSASPSSTSSEQLSEAPSSSASPSSSSSEQPSEAPSSSASPSSSSSEQPSEAPSSSASPSSSSSEQPSEAPSSSASPSSSSSEQPSEAPSSSASPSSSSSEQPSEAPSSSASPSPSSSEQPSEAPSSSASPSTSSFEQPSEAPSSSASPSSSSPEQPSEAPSSSASPISESTPCEESSKAPSSSASPSTSSSEQPSEAPSSSTSPSPSSSEQPSEEPSSSTSPSSSSSEQPSVTPSSSASPSSESTPCEDPSEAPSSSASPSSSSSEQPSEAPSSSASPNSSSSEQPSEAPSSSASPSSSSSEQPSEAPSSSASPSSSSSEQPSVAPSSSASPSSSSSEQPSEAPSSSASPSSESTPCEEPSEAPSSSASPSSSSSEQPSEAPSSSASPSSSSSDQPSEAPSSSASPSSSSSEQPSEAPSSSASPSSESTPCEEPSEAPSSSASPSSSSSEQPSEAPSSSASPSSSSSEQPSEAPSSSASPSSSSSEQPSEAPSSSASPSSSSSEQPSEAPSSSASPSPSSSEQPSEAPSSSASPSSSSSEQPSEAPSSSASPSSSSSDQPSEAPSSSASPSSSSSEQPSEAPSSSTSPSSESTPCEEPSEAPSSSASPSSSSSEQPSEAPSSSASPSSSSSEQPSEAPSSSASPSSSSSDQPSEAPSSSASPSSSSSEQPSEAPSSSASPSSESTPCEEPSEAPSSSASPSSSSSEQPSEAPSSSASPSSSSSEQPSEAPSSSASPSSSSSEQPSEAPSSSVSPSSSSSEQPSEAPSSSASPSPSSSEQPSEAPSSSASPSSSSSEQPSEAPSSSASPSPSSSEQPSEAPSSSASPSSSSSEQPSEAPSSSASPSPSSSEQPSEAPSSSASPSSSSSEQPSEAPSSSASPSSSSSEQPSEAPSSSASPSSSSSEQPSEAPSSSASPSSSSSEQPTEAPSSSASPSSSSSEQPSEAPSSSAAPSSSSSEQPSEAPSSSASPSSSSSEQPSEAPSSSASPSSESTPCEEPSEAPSSSASPSSESTPCEEPSEAPSSSASPSSSSSEQPSEAPSSSASPSSSSSEQPSEAPSSSASPTSSSSEQPSVGPSSSPSPSSDSTPCDESSEGPSSSGSPSSSSSPQPSGAPSSSASPSTDSTPWTPSTGVPYHFTNPAGRHCICY from the exons ATGAAGATACTCGTGTCCTCTCTACTCTTCCTTGTGGTTTCTACCACGGCCCTCTCG ATACAACCAAATCGAGTGGATCTAAGAAGAAATTCAccaataaatacaataagcaAAATTGAAGCAAGTCTAGGAATAAGAGCACAAGGAAAAGGAGCAGTGAATTCAGGACAGAGTACAGCAGCGCATGGAGGATCAAGTGCAGTCGTTAACATAGGAATAAATgcaggaggaaaaggaggagtgAATTCGGGAAAGAATACAGGAGCGTATGCAGGATCAAATGTAAACGCAAAAATAGGATTAGGTGCAGTAGTAGGAGCAGGAGTGAATTCAGGAAAGAATACAGGAGCGTATGGAGGATCAAATGCAAACGCTAAAATAGGAGTAGCTACAGCAGTAGGAGCAGGAGTGAATTCAGGAAAGAATACAGGATCGCATGGAGGATCAAATGCAAACGCTAAAATAGGAGTAGCTACAGCAGTAGGAGCAGGAGTGAATTCAGGAAAGAATACAGGATCGCATGGAGGATCAAATGCAAACGCTAAAATAGGAGTAGCTACAGCAGTAGGAGCAGGAGTGAATTCAGGAAAGAATACAGGATCGCATGGAGGATCAAATGCAAACGCTAAAATAGGAGTAGCTACAGCAGTAGGAGCAGGAGTGAATTCAGGAAAGAATACAGGAGGGCATGGAGGATCAAATGTAAACGCTAAAATAGGAATAGGTGCAGCAGGAGGAGTAAATGCGAGAGGAGACTCAAAAGCTGGTCTAGGAATATATGCAGGAGTACATGGAGGATCACATGCAAGAGCTGATTTAGGAATAAAGGGAGGAATAAATGCAGCAGGACATGGACGATCAGGTTCAAACACTGGTGCAAATGTAAATGCAGGAATAAATGtgagaacgaaagaaggatCAAGTGCAAAAGCTAGTATAGGAATAAATGCAGGAGTAAATGTGGGAGCGCATGGAAGATCAAATGCAGGAGCTAAAATAGGAATAAACACAAGAGTACATGCGGGAGATAATAGAGGATCAAAAGCAGGAGCAAATCTAGGAATAAGTGCAGGTCTACATACAAGATGGAACCTTCCCTCTCAAGAACATAACCAACACAAAAACCATCATGAATCTCATTTATCTTACATTCCCAGTTTCCATAATCTACCCAAATTACCACATATACCATTACCACATATACCATTGCCACATATACCATTACCTCATATACCATTTCCACCTTTCCACTTTTGGTCCACTAgcactacttctactactactgaAAAACCATGTGAATCTGAGTCTACTAGCTCTTCTACTTCTAAACATCCAATTGAAACATCGAGTAGCTCTGCATCGCCTAGTTCTTCCAGTCCCAAACAACCAAGCGTAGCACCAAGCAGCTCAGCCTCGCCTAGTTCCTTCAACTCTGAACAACCCAGTGAAGCACCTAGTAGTTCGGTCTCACCAAGTTCTGAATCTACCCCTTGTGAAGAACCAAGCAAAGCACCCAGCAGCTCTGCCTCACCAAGTTCTTCAAGTTCTGAACAACCTAGTGAAGCACCTAGCAGCTCTGCCTCGCCTAGTTCTTCCAGTTCTGAACAACCAAGCGCAGCACCCAGCAGCTCTGCCTCACCAAGTTCTTCAAGTTCTGAACAACCTAGTGAAGCACCTAGCAGCTCTGCCTCGCCTAGTTCTTCCAGTTCTGAACAACCAAGCGCAGCACCCAGCAGCTCTGCCTCACCAAGTCCTTCCAGTTCTGAACGACCTAGTGAAGAACCCAGCAGTTCTGCCTCACCTAGTTCTTCCAGTTCTGAAAAACCCAGTGAAGCACCCAGCAGCCCTGCCTCGCCTAGTTCTTCCAGTTCTGAACAACCAAGTGAAGCATCTAGTAGTTCGGCCTCACCAAATTCGGAATCTACTCCTTGTGAAGAACCAAGCGAAGCACCCAGCAGCTCTGCCTCGCCTAGTTCTACCAGTTCTGAACAACCTAGTGAAGCATCCAGCAGCTCTGCCTCGCCTAGTTCTTCCAGTTCTGAACAGCCCAGTGAAGCACCCAGCAGCTCTGCCTCGCCTAGTTCTTCCAGTTCTGAACAACCCAGTGAAGCACCCAGCAGCTCTGCCTCGCCTAGTTCTTCCAGTTCTGAACAACCAAGTGAAGCAACCAGCAGTTCTGCCTCACCAAGTCCTTCAAGTTCAGAACAACCAAGCGAAGCACCAAGCAGCTCTGCCTCGC CAAGTCCTTCCAGTTCAGAACAACCAAGCGAAGCACCAAGCAGCTCTGCCTCGCCTAGTTCTTCCAGTTCTGAACAACCAAGTGAAGCACCTAGTAGTTCGGCCGCACCAAATTCGGAATCTACTCCTTGTGAAGAACCAAGCGAAGCATCTAGCAGCTCTGCCTCGCATAGTTCTACTAGTTCTGAACAACCCAGTGAAGCACCCAGCAGCTCTGCCTCGCCTAGTTCTTCCAGTTCTGAACAACCCAGTGAAGCACCCAGCAGTTCTGCCTCACCCAGTCCTTCCAGTTCAGAGCAACCAAGCGAAGCACCAAGCAGCTCTGCCTCGCCTAGTTCTTCCAGTTCTGAACAACCCAGTGAAGCACCAAGCAGCTCTGCCTCACCAAGCTCTTCTAGTTCTGAACAACCAAGCGAAGCACCCAGCAGTTCTGCCTCACCAAGTCCTTCCAGTTCAGAACAACCAAGCGAAGCACCAAGCAGCTCTGCCTCGCCTAGTTCTTCCAGTTCTGAACAACCAAGTGAAGCACCTAGTAGTTCGGCCGCACCAAATTCGGAATCTACTCCTTGTGAAGAACCAAGCGAAGCACCTAGCAGCTCTGCCTCGCCCAGTTCTACTAGTTCTGAACAACCCAGTGAAGCACCCAGCAGCTCTGCCTCGCCTAGTTCTTCCAGTTCTGAACAGCCCAGTGAAGCACCCAGCAGCTCTGCCTCGCCAAGCTCTTCCAGTTCTGAACAACCAAGCGAAGCACCCAGCAGTTCTGCCTCACCAAGTCCTTCCAGTTCAGAACAACCAAGCGAAGCACCAAGCAGCTCTGCCTCGCCTAGTTCTTCCAGTTCTGAACAACCAAGTGAAGCAC CCAGCAGCTCTGCCTCACCAAGCTCTTCCAGTTCTGAACAACCAAGCGAAGCACCCAGCAGTTCTGCCTCACCGAGTCCTTCCAGTTCAGAACAACCAAGCGAAGCACCAAGCAGCTCTGCCTCGCCTAGTTCTTCCAGTTCTGAACAACCAAGTGAAGCACCTAGTAGTTCGGCCGCACCAAATTCGGAATCCACTCCTTGTGAAGAACCAAGCGAAGCACCTAGCAGCTCTGCCTCGCCTAGTTCTACTAGTTCTGAACAACTCAGTGAAGCACCCAGCAGCTCTGCCTCGCCCAGTTCTTCCAGTTCTGAACAACCCAGTGAAGCACCCAGCAGCTCTGCCTCACCAAGCTCTTCCAGTTCTGAACAACCAAGCGAAGCACCCAGCAGTTCTGCCTCACCAAGCTCTTCCAGTTCTGAACAACCCAGTGAAGCACCCAGCAGCTCTGCCTCGCCAAGTTCTTCCAGTTCTGAACAACCCAGTGAAGCACCCAGCAGCTCGGCCTCGCCTAGTTCTTCCAGTTCTGAACAACCCAGTGAAGCACCCAGCAGTTCTGCCTCACCAAGTCCTTCCAGTTCAGAACAACCAAGCGAAGCACCAAGCAGCTCTGCCTCACCTAGTACTTCCAGTTTTGAACAACCCAGTGAAGCACCCAGCAGCTCTGCCTCGCCTAGTTCTTCGAGTCCTGAACAACCCAGTGAAGCACCTAGTAGCTCTGCCTCGCCAATTTCTGAATCTACTCCTTGTGAAGAATCAAGCAAAGCACCCAGCAGTTCTGCTTCACCAAGTACTTCCAGTTCTGAACAACCAAGTGAAGCACCCAGCAGCTCTACTTCACCTAGTCCTTCCAGTTCTGAACAACCTAGTGAAGAACCCAGCAGCTCTACCTCGCCTAGTTCTTCCAGTTCTGAACAACCGAGCGTAACACCTAGTAGTTCGGCCTCACCAAGTTCTGAATCTACCCCTTGTGAAGATCCGAGCGAAGCACCCAGCAGCTCGGCTTCACCAAGTTCTTCCAGTTCTGAACAACCCAGTGAAGCACCAAGCAGCTCTGCCTCACCTAATTCTTCCAGTTCTGAACAACCCAGTGAAGCACCAAGCAGCTCTGCCTCACCTAGTTCTTCCAGTTCTGAACAACCCAGTGAAGCACCCAGCAGCTCTGCCTCGCCAAGTTCTTCTAGTTCTGAACAACCGAGCGTAGCACCTAGTAGTTCTGCCTCACCAAGTTCTTCCAGTTCTGAACAACCAAGTGAAGCACCCAGCAGCTCTGCCTCACCAAGTTCTGAATCTACCCCTTGTGAAGAACCAAGCGAAGCTCCCAGTAGCTCGGCCTCACCAAGTTCCTCCAGTTCTGAACAACCAAGTGAAGCACCCAGCAGCTCTGCCTCTC CAAGTTCTTCCAGTTCCGATCAACCAAGCGAAGCTCCCAGTAGCTCTGCCTCACCAAGTTCTTCTAGTTCTGAACAACCTAGTGAAGCACCCAGCAGCTCTGCCTCACCAAGTTCTGAATCTACCCCTTGTGAAGAACCAAGCGAAGCACCCAGCAGCTCTGCCTCGCCTAGTTCTTCCAGTTCTGAACAGCCCAGTGAAGCACCCAGCAGCTCTGCCTCGCCAAGTTCTTCCAGTTCTGAACAACCCAGTGAAGCACCCAGCAGCTCGGCCTCGCCTAGTTCTTCCAGTTCTGAACAACCCAGTGAAGCACCCAGCAGCTCTGCCTCACCAAGCTCTTCCAGTTCTGAACAACCAAGCGAAGCACCCAGCAGTTCTGCCTCACCAAGTCCTTCCAGTTCTGAACAACCAAGCGAAGCACCCAGCAGCTCTGCCTCACCTAGTTCTTCCAGTTCTGAACAACCAAGTGAAGCACCCAGCAGCTCTGCCTCACCAAGTTCTTCCAGTTCCGATCAACCAAGCGAAGCTCCCAGTAGCTCTGCCTCACCAAGTTCTTCCAGTTCTGAACAACCAAGTGAAGCACCCAGCAGCTCTACCTCACCAAGTTCTGAATCTACCCCTTGTGAAGAACCAAGCGAAGCACCCAGCAGCTCTGCCTCGCCTAGTTCTTCCAGTTCTGAGCAGCCCAGTGAAGCACCCAGCAGCTCTGCCTCGCCAAGTTCTTCCAGTTCTGAACAACCCAGTGAAGCACCCAGCAGCTCGGCCTCGCCTAGTTCTTCCAGTTCCGATCAACCAAGCGAAGCTCCCAGTAGCTCTGCCTCACCAAGTTCTTCCAGTTCTGAACAACCAAGTGAAGCACCCAGCAGCTCTGCCTCACCAAGTTCTGAATCTACCCCTTGTGAAGAACCAAGCGAAGCACCCAGCAGCTCTGCCTCGCCTAGTTCTTCCAGTTCTGAACAACCCAGTGAAGCACCCAGCAGCTCTGCCTCGCCTAGTTCTTCCAGTTCTGAACAACCCAGTGAAGCACCCAGCAGCTCTGCCTCACCAAGCTCTTCCAGTTCTGAACAACCAAGCGAAGCACCCAGCAGTTCTGTCTCACCAAGCTCTTCCAGTTCTGAACAACCAAGCGAAGCACCCAGCAGTTCTGCCTCACCAAGTCCTTCCAGTTCTGAACAACCAAGCGAAGCACCCAGCAGCTCTGCCTCAC CAAGCTCTTCCAGTTCTGAACAACCAAGCGAAGCACCCAGCAGTTCTGCCTCACCAAGTCCTTCCAGTTCTGAACAACCAAGCGAAGCACCCAGCAGTTCTGCCTCACCAAGCTCTTCCAGTTCTGAACAACCAAGCGAAGCACCCAGCAGTTCTGCCTCACCAAGTCCTTCCAGTTCTGAACAACCAAGCGAAGCACCCAGCAGTTCTGCCTCGCCTAGTTCTTCCAGTTCTGAACAACCCAGTGAAGCACCCAGCAGCTCTGCCTCACCAAGCTCTTCCAGTTCTGAACAACCAAGCGAAGCACCCAGCAGTTCTGCCTCACCAAGCTCTTCCAGTTCTGAGCAACCAAGCGAAGCACCAAGCAGCTCGGCCTCGCCTAGTTCCTCCAGTTCTGAACAACCAACTGAAGCACCCAGCAGCTCTGCCTCGCCTAGTTCTTCCAGTTCTGAACAACCAAGTGAAGCTCCCAGTAGCTCTGCCGCGCCTAGTTCTTCCAGTTCTGAACAACCAAGTGAAGCTCCCAGTAGCTCTGCCTCACCAAGTTCTTCCAGTTCTGAACAACCAAGTGAAGCACCCAGCAGCTCTGCCTCACCAAGTTCTGAATCTACCCCTTGTGAAGAACCAAGCGAAGCAC CCAGCAGCTCTGCCTCACCAAGTTCTGAATCTACCCCTTGTGAAGAACCAAGCGAAGCACCCAGCAGCTCGGCCTCGCCTAGTTCTTCCAGTTCTGAACAACCAAGCGAAGCACCCAGCAGCTCTGCCTCACCTAGTTCTTCCAGTTCTGAGCAACCAAGCGAAGCTCCCAGCAGCTCTGCCTCACCAACTTCTTCCAGTTCTGAACAACCTAGTGTAGGACCTAGTAGTTCGCCCTCACCAAGTTCTGACTCTACTCCTTGTGATGAATCAAGCGAAGGACCAAGCAGTTCTGGCTCCCCTAGTTCTTCCAGTTCTCCCCAACCGAGCGGAGCACCAAGTAGTTCTGCCTCACCAAGTACTGATTCCACCCCTTGGACCCCATCGACTGGTGTACCTTACCACTTTACGAATCCTGCCGGTCGACATTGCATTTgctattga